A single uncultured Acetobacterium sp. DNA region contains:
- the cooS gene encoding anaerobic carbon-monoxide dehydrogenase catalytic subunit gives MSNEILNYDKVAEASLAKAQRDGAETMWDRRAAQKTQCGFGEAGVCCRICAMGPCRVSPVPGKGAERGICGANADTIVARNFARMVAGGTSAHSDHARDIVHAMHHSSAEGPFKIRDEAKLRRIAAEWGIADADTKETYALAHELSAMALEEFGKPFGTQRFLKRAPQARQEIWAREDIAPRAIDMEVTTLMHSTHMGCAADYESIFRRGMRTGMSDGWGGSMIGTEFSDIMYGTPTARASSSNLGVIDAEMVNILIHGHDPNLAEMVVLAAQNPEMVELAKAKGAKGINIVGMCCTGNEMTMRHGIKIAGNFYQQEMCIITGAIEAVVVDVQCIFPALPELAKTYHTRFISTSEKAKISGDLFIKFSEATGLDNAAEIVKLAVENFPNRDAAKVEIPDIKQDTLVGYSVEEIINHLDAVVNSQLEDELGTVKPLTDVIYAGVIRGAAGVVGCNNPKQQHDYAHITVMEELIKRDVICVVTGCAAQAAAKAGLLTLEAKERCGRGLLEVCERVNIPPVLHMGSCVDISRILHLVNLCADQRGIDPALLPVVGIAPEWMSEKAVSIANYVVGSGINTYLGVIPQVLGSPNFTKLLTEDCQEFIGAHFVFEKDPIVMVDKIMEDLEAKRVGLGI, from the coding sequence ATGAGCAATGAAATTTTGAATTATGATAAGGTTGCTGAAGCTTCTTTAGCGAAAGCTCAAAGAGATGGCGCAGAAACAATGTGGGATCGTCGTGCTGCACAAAAAACCCAATGTGGTTTTGGGGAAGCCGGAGTCTGTTGTCGGATTTGTGCAATGGGTCCATGTCGTGTAAGTCCAGTTCCTGGAAAAGGCGCTGAAAGAGGTATCTGTGGAGCTAATGCTGACACAATTGTAGCAAGAAACTTTGCCAGAATGGTAGCTGGCGGAACATCTGCCCATTCAGATCATGCCCGTGATATTGTCCATGCAATGCATCACTCATCAGCAGAAGGTCCATTCAAAATTCGAGACGAAGCTAAATTGCGACGAATCGCAGCAGAATGGGGAATTGCCGATGCAGATACAAAAGAAACCTATGCATTAGCTCATGAATTATCAGCTATGGCATTAGAAGAATTTGGTAAACCTTTTGGTACCCAACGTTTCTTAAAAAGAGCACCACAAGCTCGTCAGGAAATCTGGGCACGTGAAGATATCGCACCTCGAGCCATTGATATGGAAGTGACTACTTTAATGCATTCAACTCATATGGGTTGTGCGGCAGATTACGAAAGTATCTTCAGACGTGGAATGAGAACTGGGATGTCTGATGGATGGGGTGGTTCCATGATTGGTACCGAATTCTCTGATATTATGTATGGTACACCAACAGCTCGTGCTTCATCTTCTAACTTAGGTGTTATTGATGCCGAAATGGTTAACATCCTGATCCATGGTCATGATCCTAACCTTGCTGAAATGGTTGTATTAGCTGCTCAAAACCCAGAAATGGTTGAACTGGCTAAAGCTAAAGGTGCTAAAGGCATTAACATCGTTGGTATGTGTTGTACAGGTAATGAAATGACCATGAGACATGGTATTAAAATTGCCGGTAACTTCTACCAACAAGAAATGTGTATCATCACTGGTGCTATTGAAGCAGTCGTCGTTGATGTTCAGTGTATCTTCCCGGCTCTGCCAGAACTGGCTAAAACATACCATACACGATTCATCAGTACTTCTGAAAAAGCTAAAATTTCTGGAGATTTATTCATAAAATTCTCTGAAGCAACAGGTCTTGACAATGCAGCCGAAATCGTTAAATTAGCGGTTGAAAACTTCCCGAACAGAGATGCTGCTAAAGTAGAAATTCCAGATATTAAACAAGATACATTGGTTGGTTACTCTGTAGAAGAAATTATCAATCATTTGGATGCAGTTGTTAACTCTCAGTTAGAAGATGAACTGGGAACCGTTAAACCATTAACTGATGTTATCTATGCTGGTGTTATCCGTGGTGCTGCTGGTGTTGTTGGTTGTAATAACCCTAAACAACAACATGACTATGCTCATATCACCGTTATGGAAGAGTTAATTAAACGGGACGTCATCTGTGTTGTTACAGGTTGTGCCGCTCAAGCTGCTGCTAAAGCCGGTTTATTAACATTAGAAGCAAAAGAAAGATGCGGTCGTGGCCTTTTAGAAGTTTGCGAACGTGTAAATATTCCACCAGTTCTTCATATGGGTTCTTGTGTTGATATCAGCCGTATCCTTCACTTAGTAAACTTATGTGCTGACCAACGTGGAATCGATCCAGCCTTATTACCAGTTGTTGGTATCGCACCAGAATGGATGTCAGAAAAAGCTGTTTCTATCGCTAACTACGTAGTAGGTTCTGGTATTAATACTTACCTTGGTGTTATTCCACAGGTATTAGGATCACCAAACTTCACAAAATTATTGACTGAAGATTGCCAGGAATTTATCGGTGCTCACTTCGTATTTGAAAAAGATCCAATTGTCATGGTTGATAAAATCATGGAAGATTTGGAAGCAAAACGAGTTGGATTAGGTATCTAA
- a CDS encoding carbon monoxide dehydrogenase accessory protein CooC — translation MKIALTGKGGVGKTTISASLSRYFADEGYNVLTVDADPDANLGLALGMSEEMIASIVPISEMKDLVEERTAADTGSFGSMFRMNPEVADIPERYAKEFNGVKLLTMGTVDAGGSGCVCPEHVLLKMLMSHLVLYQKDVVIMDMEAGIEHLGRGTAGAVDAFIVVVEPGVRSIQTFHKVKSMAMDIGVKQVYVIGNKIRNDGDIAFIEEKVGAENIIGFLNYRDAISESDRNNKSPYDDPVMKADIATLGTKILEIVQDKKK, via the coding sequence ATGAAGATAGCATTAACAGGAAAAGGCGGAGTTGGAAAAACAACCATCTCAGCAAGTTTAAGCCGATATTTTGCCGATGAAGGATATAATGTATTAACAGTTGATGCTGATCCCGATGCAAACCTTGGTCTTGCCCTGGGCATGAGCGAGGAAATGATCGCCAGTATTGTTCCCATTTCTGAAATGAAAGATTTGGTGGAAGAACGAACAGCTGCCGATACCGGTTCTTTTGGTTCGATGTTTAGAATGAATCCTGAGGTTGCCGATATACCGGAGCGTTATGCCAAGGAATTTAATGGGGTCAAACTCTTAACCATGGGAACCGTAGACGCCGGAGGATCTGGTTGTGTATGTCCTGAGCATGTTTTATTAAAAATGCTGATGAGCCATTTGGTGCTTTATCAAAAGGACGTTGTGATCATGGATATGGAAGCAGGAATCGAGCATTTGGGACGAGGTACTGCCGGAGCAGTTGACGCATTTATTGTCGTCGTCGAACCGGGAGTCCGCAGTATTCAGACGTTTCATAAAGTTAAATCCATGGCAATGGATATTGGTGTAAAACAGGTTTATGTTATTGGAAATAAAATCCGGAATGACGGAGATATCGCCTTTATTGAAGAAAAAGTTGGAGCTGAAAACATCATTGGTTTTTTAAACTACCGGGATGCGATTTCAGAATCTGATCGAAACAACAAATCGCCCTATGACGATCCTGTCATGAAGGCAGATATTGCCACTCTCGGTACAAAAATACTGGAGATTGTACAGGACAAAAAGAAATAA
- a CDS encoding DUF3786 domain-containing protein has translation MQQSKINMDPHFSESSYIVNRDLFKNYDPVDMSEKSLCSFDPKSGRFEIAVLGETYFIDHPSGIVLNAQSEEFDNYSVKIFILRYLMNANGKENTNQWISFKEFPDGPIYYANFHKRCLQVFAQIGNQNPESLKDYMNELNGVTFDKGDLSWQFTVMPGVDIVWILWFGDDEFEAESQILFDKKLTNVFNIKDLAILGDVLMISLKTFTFSLGSEKN, from the coding sequence ATGCAACAATCAAAAATAAATATGGATCCCCATTTTTCGGAAAGTAGCTATATCGTTAACCGTGATTTATTTAAAAATTATGATCCCGTTGATATGAGTGAAAAATCACTTTGCAGTTTTGATCCGAAAAGTGGGCGGTTTGAGATAGCCGTTCTTGGTGAAACTTATTTTATTGACCACCCCAGTGGTATTGTGCTCAATGCCCAGAGTGAAGAATTTGATAATTACTCGGTAAAAATTTTTATTCTCAGATATTTAATGAATGCCAACGGCAAAGAAAATACCAATCAATGGATTAGTTTCAAAGAATTCCCCGATGGTCCAATCTATTATGCTAATTTCCATAAACGTTGTCTGCAGGTTTTTGCACAAATAGGGAATCAAAACCCGGAGTCCCTTAAAGACTATATGAACGAATTGAATGGCGTCACTTTTGATAAAGGTGATCTTTCCTGGCAGTTTACGGTAATGCCCGGCGTCGACATTGTCTGGATTTTATGGTTTGGGGATGATGAGTTTGAAGCGGAATCTCAAATACTATTTGATAAAAAATTAACAAACGTTTTTAATATCAAAGATCTAGCGATTTTAGGTGATGTTTTAATGATTTCACTGAAAACCTTTACTTTCTCTTTAGGGTCTGAAAAAAATTAA
- the acsD gene encoding acetyl-CoA decarbonylase/synthase complex subunit delta, whose translation MPYKKAEQKFSGKINVCEIGVGDAAISIGGENSLPFLGTEGFKTAVGIAISDTTGDWSDCFGTIYGDDLKNPAALAKAAVEKSGADFLLIKLESADPNGADASIESCVATAVAVEAAITVPLVVEGCKNAEKDAKLLEEVAKALEGKNVVLFSAVEDNYKTIGAAGGMAYGQKVSAESAVDINLAKQLNILLTQLGVKSKDIVMDVGTAAAGYGFEYVASTMDRIRLAGLGQNDEALQMPIVTNVSNESWGVKEAVSTLEDAPEWGDQEARGIGMEVTTASACVVGGSNAIIVRHPESAKTIKALVAGIIG comes from the coding sequence ATGCCATACAAAAAAGCAGAACAAAAATTTAGTGGCAAGATCAACGTATGTGAGATAGGTGTTGGAGATGCAGCTATCAGCATAGGTGGTGAAAACTCATTACCATTTTTAGGTACTGAAGGTTTCAAGACCGCGGTTGGAATCGCAATTTCTGATACAACAGGTGACTGGTCAGATTGCTTTGGAACAATTTACGGTGATGATCTTAAAAACCCAGCAGCTTTAGCAAAAGCAGCAGTAGAAAAATCAGGTGCTGATTTCTTATTAATCAAACTTGAAAGTGCAGATCCAAACGGAGCTGACGCATCAATCGAAAGCTGTGTTGCTACAGCAGTAGCAGTAGAAGCTGCAATTACTGTTCCATTAGTTGTAGAAGGATGTAAAAACGCAGAAAAAGACGCTAAGTTATTAGAAGAAGTAGCTAAAGCTCTTGAAGGAAAAAATGTTGTTTTATTCTCTGCAGTAGAAGATAATTACAAAACAATCGGTGCTGCTGGTGGAATGGCTTACGGACAAAAAGTATCCGCTGAGTCTGCAGTAGACATCAACCTTGCAAAACAATTAAACATCTTATTAACACAACTAGGTGTTAAGAGCAAAGATATCGTCATGGATGTCGGAACAGCAGCAGCCGGTTACGGTTTTGAATATGTTGCTTCAACCATGGATCGTATTCGTTTAGCCGGCCTAGGTCAAAATGATGAAGCTTTACAGATGCCAATCGTTACTAATGTTTCTAATGAATCATGGGGCGTAAAAGAAGCCGTGTCAACACTTGAAGATGCACCAGAATGGGGTGATCAAGAAGCACGTGGTATTGGTATGGAAGTTACGACAGCATCAGCTTGTGTTGTTGGCGGATCAAACGCTATCATCGTAAGACATCCAGAATCAGCTAAAACTATCAAAGCTTTAGTTGCTGGAATCATAGGTTAG
- the acsE gene encoding carbon monoxide dehydrogenase/acetyl-CoA synthase methytransferase subunit — translation MSKFMVIGERIHCISPAIRQAFADRNPEPILLRAKEQLDAGADYLDLNIGPAERGGEELMQWGVKLLQENFDNVPIALDTANMKAIEAGIQVYNRSKGKPIVNSADAGDRIEYVDLAAANDAMVIALCSKEGVPGNNDERIAYCSELLERGMERGMEPTDLLFDPLFIVIKGMQDQLVDVLEAIQMITDMGLLTTGGLSNVSNGAPKHIRPLLDCAVLAMAMQCGFSSAIVNPCDKRLRETIVACDIVKNNILYADSVLEF, via the coding sequence ATGTCAAAATTCATGGTTATTGGTGAAAGAATTCACTGTATTTCTCCAGCTATTAGACAAGCATTCGCAGATAGAAATCCAGAACCAATTCTTTTAAGAGCAAAAGAACAATTAGATGCTGGTGCAGATTATTTAGATTTAAATATCGGACCTGCTGAAAGAGGCGGCGAAGAGTTAATGCAATGGGGTGTTAAATTACTCCAGGAAAACTTTGATAATGTGCCAATCGCACTTGATACAGCTAACATGAAAGCGATTGAAGCTGGTATTCAGGTTTATAACCGATCAAAAGGAAAACCAATCGTTAACTCTGCTGATGCAGGCGACCGTATTGAATATGTAGATTTAGCAGCAGCTAATGACGCTATGGTTATCGCTCTTTGTTCTAAAGAAGGCGTACCAGGTAACAACGACGAACGTATTGCTTACTGTTCAGAATTATTAGAACGCGGTATGGAACGTGGTATGGAACCAACTGATTTATTGTTTGATCCATTATTCATTGTTATCAAAGGAATGCAAGATCAATTAGTTGACGTATTAGAAGCAATCCAAATGATTACTGACATGGGTCTGTTAACTACTGGTGGATTAAGTAACGTATCTAACGGTGCGCCAAAACATATCCGTCCGTTATTAGATTGTGCTGTTTTAGCAATGGCTATGCAATGTGGATTTAGTTCTGCAATCGTTAATCCTTGTGACAAACGATTAAGAGAAACCATTGTAGCTTGTGATATTGTTAAAAATAATATCCTTTATGCAGATTCAGTATTAGAGTTTTAG
- the acsV gene encoding corrinoid activation/regeneration protein AcsV encodes MNKVRFKIKGKRAVDLIARDDENLLEAARRAGVMIDSPCSGNATCGKCKVKIESGQVKTEKTRHISEEEMTQGIVLSCNSTIIEDIEVEVPDLASSFVNEMQITDLSNNENKNIKYVRKKMIKEGMTNASRLWSEIIQLPCPSIEDNSADEDRLKLYFKQNLGYEDIAISLNVIKKLPDAFRKNDFLIEVVYLKRREIAEILDVKPANDQKTVLYGIALDIGTTSVSACLVDMNTNEILTKASMGNAQVKYGADVINRIVYSEKPGGLENLRKAIVDESINNLIEKLVKAVGITKEDIYEVCAAGNTTMNHLLLGVNPDYLRREPFIPAINDIPEMKCAELGINVNPEGKIYLAPSVASYVGGDITAGVFAVPVWMREDFTMLVDLGTNGEIVFGNKDFLMTCACSAGPAFEGGEISCGTRAVPGAIEQVTINDDDLRPFYNTIGHVSPVGICGSGIIDLICEMKRTGIINGKGRMERDLNHPRIKFDEYGIGQYYLYSKELDNGSKDIYITEIDIDSFIKAKGAVFSAIYILMESLDMPIDVLENIYVAGGIGTNLDITNAIALGMLPDIPVEKYFYIGNSSMQGCYLALTLSEGKDKIREISQNMTYMELSVHPTYMDEFISACFIPHTNMKLFPSLEN; translated from the coding sequence ATGAATAAGGTACGATTTAAAATTAAAGGTAAAAGAGCTGTTGATTTAATTGCAAGAGACGATGAAAATTTACTGGAAGCCGCAAGACGAGCTGGTGTTATGATCGACTCACCGTGTAGCGGAAACGCTACTTGCGGTAAATGTAAGGTAAAAATAGAATCTGGTCAGGTTAAAACGGAAAAAACCAGACACATTTCAGAAGAAGAAATGACCCAGGGAATCGTCCTTTCCTGTAATTCAACCATCATTGAAGATATCGAGGTGGAAGTACCTGATTTAGCGTCTTCTTTTGTAAACGAAATGCAGATTACCGATCTATCGAACAATGAAAATAAAAACATCAAATATGTCCGTAAGAAAATGATCAAGGAAGGCATGACCAACGCCAGTCGGCTTTGGTCAGAGATCATTCAGCTGCCATGTCCCAGCATTGAAGACAACAGTGCCGATGAAGATCGGCTGAAACTATATTTTAAACAGAACTTAGGTTATGAAGATATTGCCATCAGTCTGAATGTCATTAAAAAGCTGCCAGATGCGTTTAGAAAAAATGATTTTTTAATTGAAGTAGTTTATTTGAAACGACGGGAAATAGCTGAAATATTGGATGTTAAGCCGGCAAATGATCAAAAAACGGTTTTGTATGGGATCGCTCTGGACATTGGAACAACCTCTGTTTCGGCTTGCCTGGTAGATATGAATACCAATGAGATTTTAACAAAAGCTTCCATGGGAAACGCCCAGGTCAAATACGGAGCAGACGTTATTAATCGGATCGTCTATTCCGAAAAACCCGGTGGGTTGGAAAATCTGCGTAAGGCTATTGTCGATGAAAGCATTAACAACCTGATTGAAAAGCTGGTTAAGGCAGTCGGCATCACCAAAGAAGACATTTATGAAGTCTGTGCGGCTGGGAATACGACCATGAACCACTTATTATTGGGTGTGAATCCCGATTATCTAAGACGGGAACCCTTTATACCAGCGATTAATGATATCCCCGAAATGAAATGTGCCGAGCTGGGCATCAATGTAAACCCGGAAGGGAAAATCTATTTAGCGCCATCGGTCGCCAGCTACGTTGGTGGGGATATTACCGCCGGGGTCTTTGCGGTTCCGGTTTGGATGCGGGAAGATTTCACCATGCTGGTCGATTTAGGAACTAATGGCGAAATTGTTTTTGGGAACAAAGACTTTTTAATGACTTGTGCCTGTTCAGCTGGACCAGCCTTCGAGGGTGGCGAAATCAGCTGTGGAACTCGGGCAGTGCCAGGAGCCATCGAGCAAGTCACGATAAATGATGATGACTTAAGACCATTTTACAATACCATCGGACATGTCAGCCCGGTGGGAATCTGCGGTTCTGGAATCATCGATTTAATCTGTGAAATGAAACGAACCGGCATTATTAACGGTAAAGGTCGAATGGAACGGGATTTGAATCATCCCCGGATCAAATTTGATGAATACGGCATTGGCCAATATTATCTTTACTCAAAAGAACTGGATAATGGCTCAAAAGATATTTATATCACAGAAATTGACATTGACAGCTTTATTAAGGCTAAAGGGGCAGTGTTCTCTGCCATTTATATCCTGATGGAAAGCTTGGATATGCCCATCGATGTGCTGGAAAATATTTATGTCGCCGGTGGTATTGGTACCAATCTGGACATTACCAATGCGATTGCTCTGGGAATGCTCCCTGATATACCGGTGGAAAAGTATTTCTATATTGGCAATAGTTCGATGCAGGGATGTTATCTGGCATTGACCCTCAGCGAAGGAAAAGACAAAATTAGGGAAATATCTCAAAATATGACCTATATGGAATTAAGCGTTCACCCAACCTATATGGATGAATTTATATCAGCCTGCTTTATTCCGCATACAAACATGAAGTTATTCCCTTCTCTGGAAAACTAA
- the acsC gene encoding acetyl-CoA decarbonylase/synthase complex subunit gamma, which yields MAVKGLDIFKLTPKTNCKECGFPTCMAFSMKAATGGVPIEKCPYISEESKELLSEATAPPMKSIKVGSGAAEATLGGETVLFRHEKTLVNKNLFAIELSDALSDADVDAAFAKLQKVNYDRIGEMMFVEVVAVRFVADAAKFAALVKKVADAGKIPMIITVDAEVAKAAVAGAGAKAIIMGATKDNAAAMVEVAKAADAVLGVSADSIEALHDLVEEIEKLGYKNLVLNVGEASIKEAYANAVGIRTAAIKGNDRTFGYPSVVFANKLAPANINLQIALASAFVLRYGSIIVMDEMDFNAALPLFGLRQNIFTDPQKPMRVEPKVYEFNKPTGKDPVLVTVDFALSYFVVAGEIERSKVPAYLAIPDAGGYSVLTAWAAGKFGSTVIANFIKENNVADLTTSRKLILPGKVAVLQGDLAELLPEWEVIVGPNEAMQLPKFLRDLQA from the coding sequence ATGGCAGTAAAAGGTTTAGATATTTTTAAACTCACTCCTAAAACAAACTGTAAAGAGTGTGGTTTCCCAACATGTATGGCTTTCTCAATGAAAGCAGCCACCGGTGGCGTGCCTATCGAAAAATGTCCATACATTTCTGAAGAATCAAAAGAATTATTATCAGAAGCAACTGCTCCTCCAATGAAATCAATCAAAGTTGGCTCTGGCGCTGCTGAAGCAACACTTGGTGGAGAAACAGTATTATTCAGACATGAAAAAACATTGGTTAACAAAAACTTATTTGCAATTGAATTATCAGATGCATTAAGTGACGCTGATGTTGATGCAGCATTTGCAAAATTACAAAAAGTAAACTATGACCGTATCGGCGAAATGATGTTCGTTGAAGTTGTAGCCGTACGATTTGTTGCAGATGCAGCTAAATTTGCAGCTCTTGTTAAAAAAGTTGCAGATGCTGGAAAAATTCCAATGATCATTACAGTTGATGCTGAAGTAGCAAAAGCAGCGGTTGCAGGCGCAGGCGCAAAAGCGATTATCATGGGTGCAACCAAAGATAACGCAGCAGCTATGGTAGAAGTAGCAAAAGCTGCAGATGCTGTTCTTGGTGTTTCTGCAGATAGCATTGAAGCATTACACGATTTAGTAGAAGAAATTGAAAAATTAGGATACAAAAACCTTGTATTAAACGTAGGCGAAGCATCAATCAAAGAAGCTTATGCAAATGCAGTTGGTATCCGTACAGCAGCTATTAAAGGCAATGACCGTACATTCGGATATCCTTCAGTAGTATTTGCAAACAAATTAGCACCAGCTAACATTAACCTGCAAATTGCTTTAGCATCGGCTTTTGTTCTTCGTTACGGTTCAATCATCGTAATGGACGAAATGGACTTCAATGCAGCATTACCACTGTTTGGTTTAAGACAAAACATCTTTACAGATCCTCAAAAACCAATGCGTGTTGAACCTAAGGTTTATGAATTCAACAAACCAACAGGTAAAGATCCAGTTCTCGTAACTGTTGACTTCGCTTTATCTTACTTTGTTGTTGCTGGTGAAATCGAACGGTCTAAAGTTCCTGCTTATCTTGCAATTCCAGATGCTGGTGGTTACTCAGTTCTTACTGCTTGGGCCGCTGGTAAATTCGGTTCTACCGTTATTGCTAACTTCATCAAAGAAAACAACGTTGCAGACTTAACTACATCACGTAAGTTAATCTTACCTGGTAAAGTTGCTGTTCTTCAAGGCGATTTAGCTGAATTACTGCCTGAATGGGAAGTAATCGTTGGACCAAACGAAGCAATGCAATTACCTAAGTTCTTACGAGACCTGCAAGCATAA
- a CDS encoding AAA family ATPase, whose amino-acid sequence MAFNIAVAGKGGVGKTSLTGMLIEYLVAEGLGPILAVDADANANLNEVLGEEVDLSIGEIKEEVNRAEMAGVPLSPGVTKSDFLQLRLNQAVAEGNGYDLLVMGRSQGAGCYCYVNGILKTQLDLLAKNYQYIIVDNEAGMEHLSRGTLGKIDMLILVSDCSRRGIQAVGRIKELVAELKLKVPVIKLIVNRAPDGVLNEGTAEEIEKQGLDLIGVVPLDQNVFEYDAYGKPLVQLPADSPAKVALREIVNKLEIIKNGKNK is encoded by the coding sequence ATGGCTTTTAATATTGCAGTTGCAGGTAAAGGTGGCGTTGGTAAAACAAGTCTGACCGGTATGCTTATTGAATATTTAGTTGCAGAAGGCTTAGGTCCTATCTTAGCAGTGGATGCTGATGCTAATGCAAACCTTAACGAAGTGCTGGGGGAAGAAGTAGATCTTTCCATTGGCGAAATTAAAGAAGAAGTTAATCGCGCTGAGATGGCTGGAGTGCCATTATCACCTGGCGTCACAAAATCAGATTTTTTGCAATTACGATTAAATCAGGCAGTTGCTGAAGGTAACGGTTATGATCTGCTTGTTATGGGACGTAGTCAGGGCGCTGGCTGCTACTGTTATGTTAATGGGATTTTAAAAACTCAATTGGATCTATTAGCTAAAAATTATCAATACATTATTGTCGATAATGAAGCTGGGATGGAACATTTAAGCCGAGGTACGCTGGGTAAAATTGACATGCTTATTCTTGTCAGCGACTGTTCCCGTCGTGGGATTCAGGCCGTTGGCCGTATTAAAGAGTTAGTGGCTGAACTTAAATTAAAAGTACCAGTGATTAAACTCATTGTCAACCGCGCACCAGATGGCGTGTTAAACGAAGGAACAGCTGAAGAAATTGAAAAACAGGGTTTGGATCTGATCGGTGTTGTGCCACTGGATCAAAATGTTTTTGAATATGACGCCTATGGCAAACCATTGGTTCAGCTTCCTGCTGATTCACCAGCTAAAGTTGCCTTGAGAGAGATTGTCAACAAATTGGAAATCATCAAAAACGGAAAAAATAAATAA
- a CDS encoding DUF3786 domain-containing protein, whose product MENTLRDETAIEEKRKDKIPYDHYKSLLKDLDPQTIARNSTCSFDEEGSFFTATLMGTAYKVAYPQGDVTDINGQDFDNYKLKTMILRYLINAKGIKATGENIAYRDVSGGNVYFACFEGRCLKRFAFTFNYNIDGLKKAMAVLNAEPQKLGDLSYRFEVINNMFMTVILWVGDDEFPPEAQILFDANFPSAFSAEDMAVMGDIFIPALKELSKK is encoded by the coding sequence ATGGAAAATACATTACGGGATGAAACCGCAATTGAAGAAAAAAGAAAAGATAAAATACCCTACGATCACTATAAATCGCTGTTAAAAGATCTGGATCCTCAAACGATCGCTCGAAACAGCACCTGTTCTTTTGATGAAGAAGGCAGCTTTTTTACCGCTACCCTGATGGGAACCGCTTATAAGGTTGCCTATCCGCAGGGTGATGTGACCGACATAAACGGACAGGACTTTGATAATTATAAACTCAAAACCATGATTTTACGTTATCTGATCAACGCCAAAGGTATCAAAGCGACTGGCGAAAATATTGCCTACCGGGATGTTTCGGGTGGAAATGTTTATTTTGCCTGTTTTGAAGGCCGTTGTTTAAAGCGGTTTGCCTTTACATTTAACTACAATATTGACGGCTTAAAAAAAGCCATGGCAGTTTTAAATGCCGAACCGCAAAAGCTCGGAGACCTGTCTTATCGGTTTGAAGTCATCAATAATATGTTTATGACCGTGATCTTATGGGTTGGCGATGACGAATTCCCACCGGAAGCTCAAATATTGTTTGACGCTAATTTCCCCAGCGCCTTTAGTGCCGAGGATATGGCGGTTATGGGCGATATTTTCATTCCCGCTTTAAAAGAACTCAGTAAGAAATAA